CACCAACGCGCAGGCGCTCGGCGGCCACATGAACATCCACCGCAAGGACCGCGGAGGCGGCAGTAAGACCGCGCCGCCGCAGCAGGACGACGCTGGCGGTGGCGGCTCGCGGACCTACGGCGGCGGGGACGTGCACCTGGGCCTGTCCCTGGGGAGGAAGGAGGATGTGGATTTGGAGCTTAGGCTTGGCAGCTATCCTTATAACTAGCTACCACACTTCGatctcctatatatatatatacatgcagtaCTTACTAGCCAAGAAATTAATCAGCGATGTGCTGATGATGAGTTGCTGATTAATATAAAATAGGTATGAATTCAAGCTACCGAGTCTCATGCTACTACATAAGGCTTGTTTAATTTTGTGCGCTGCTCGATCAATTTTTCGTTATTTGGTAGTTTGGTTCCTGCTTAATTGTCCTATCTGCTGCCATTTGAGAATGCTTGATTGAGAGGAAAAGCGATCGCTGTAGCAGGATCAAATACTTCCTGGAggtcctagctagctagctgatgtacatgtgtgtgtgtgtgtgtggagtgTGCATGCATTGGACCATCAGGGACTTACTAGCTACTCACCCTTAAGAAACTTCATCTATCAAGAGAAGAATTTTTATGTTTTGTCCCTTATGCATGGTAACTTCCGGTCCAGATCAGAGTTCAGACGGAGAATACGAGATAACAAGGTTGTAGAAAAAAATATCCCTCTCGTTGTTAATTAGCTCTGTAAGCTCATCCCCCGCTGCATCAAATCTTTAACTACTTTACAGTATTTTTCTTGTTTTTGCAATAAACTAGCTAGAGGTTGCTTTATTGTTTGATTAGTTCCTCCAGTCCTCCAAAAAACAAGCACAAAACTAGTAGTGCAGTAAAATCTCCGGGTTGCAATAAAATATTTTTGTGTACTAATTACCTAGCTTTGTCTATGAAATACTCCTATGTTCTGTTGGATCGGAGGTTATCTACCTATCATAATGAACTCTGACTAAATGGATTTCATTTTAGTTCAGACATCATAACAGTTCTGAATCTACGTAAGATTATCGATTTACTAATGGCTGTGCCTACCTAATTGGTACGTGATATCGATTGAAATTTCTTTGAAATACTTCTTATGAATTATTCATTAGTATTATTAGTACAAATGTCCATAACCCCTATACTATCAAAGCTATAACCCCTTTGGCATCAATGTTGTAATTCTCCTAGTATATATCATTTCCTATAACTCTGTT
Above is a genomic segment from Miscanthus floridulus cultivar M001 chromosome 3, ASM1932011v1, whole genome shotgun sequence containing:
- the LOC136545720 gene encoding zinc finger protein JAGGED-like, encoding MEGGFNKSGSPEAEGSRRAPAGAYYECSFCKRGFTNAQALGGHMNIHRKDRGGGSKTAPPQQDDAGGGGSRTYGGGDVHLGLSLGRKEDVDLELRLGSYPYN